In a genomic window of Candidatus Zixiibacteriota bacterium:
- a CDS encoding DUF1049 domain-containing protein, with protein sequence MNAKYIIILILLIYLVLFLVANSAPAYVHFLFFKLETSQAVLILISALIGFLIGLAVFYKQQRKKKEKQ encoded by the coding sequence ATGAACGCCAAATATATTATCATCCTGATTCTTTTGATCTATCTCGTATTGTTCCTGGTTGCCAACAGTGCGCCGGCTTACGTACACTTTCTGTTTTTCAAGCTCGAGACCTCACAGGCTGTACTGATCCTGATTTCAGCGTTGATTGGATTTCTGATCGGCCTGGCGGTTTTTTACAAGCAACAGCGAAAAAAGAAGGAAAAGCAGTGA